A window of Rhinatrema bivittatum chromosome 2, aRhiBiv1.1, whole genome shotgun sequence contains these coding sequences:
- the LOC115086314 gene encoding oocyte zinc finger protein XlCOF6-like, protein MSSVCAFSVKLPCVMSSVCARQEAELLLCPVPWKSHPRGRSTCSLPELCFPAFLFPCNSRRETLSTSPARERAPDSFLILKAATEERKMPAGAAAQVSLTFQDIAVCLSQEEWEYLDEGQKELYKEVMKENYQTLSSLGTGSPTITPEIISRIERGEEPYIREEPGSEEGGAGKSSCSEIDETKRRHEETHPEEPTKHLAVTKIVLEKDGADICPCCDWEENCWSQYKPEERLRNPAGDSTENVTPCEQSTQPLREQAGMRLYSGSECASKVIKVQQKINTREKSFPCRECNKSFIYPSQLKMHQKLHAGEKQFTGMDYDTSFTWKSKMKKHQRMHTGEKQFTCTECDKCFISKSYLKIHKRIHTGEKPYTCTECSKSFRSKPELKIHKIIHTGEKPFRCAECEKRFISKSYLKMHERMHTGEKPVTCTECDKSFISKSYLKIHERIHTGEKPFTCNNCNKHFIWKSELKRHEMSHTGMKPFSCTECDKSFKSKSELKRHERIHTGERPFTCAKCDKSFSWKTELKNHEKIHIEDKPFKCSECIKSFSWKFKLKIHKRIHTGEKPFTCDECDTSFRWKSDLKSHEKRHTREKPFTCHECEKSFRYKFRLKTHERIHTGEKPFTCNKCAKSFRCKLQLKRHEGIHTGEKPFKCSDCNKSFRLKSKLKRHEGIHMRENILYLV, encoded by the exons atgtcatcagtctgcgcCTTCAGTGTGAAGCTCCCctgcgtgatgtcatcagtctgcgcCCGGCAGGAGGCGGAGCTGCTGCTCTGCCCAGTTCCATGGAAGTCACATCCCAGAGGAAGGAGCACGTGCTCTCTCCCCGAGCTCTGCTTCCCAGCTTTCCTCTTCCCCTGTAACAGCAGGAGGGAAACACTCAGCACTTCCCCAGCCCGAGAAAGAGCCCCCGATTCATTTCTAATCCTGAAAGCAGCAACAGAagagaggaaaatgcctgcaggagctgctgctcag gtctcATTAACCTTTCAGGACATCGCTGTCTgtctctcccaggaggagtgggagtatTTAGATGaggggcagaaggagctttacaaggaggtgatgaaggagaattaccAGACCCTCAGCTCACTGG GAACAGGCTCCCCAACCATCACCCCTGAGATTATCTCCCGCATTGAACGAGGGGAAGAGCCGTACATCAGGGAGGAGCCGGGGTCAGAGGAAGGAGGAGCTGGGaaaagcagctgctcag AGATCGATGAGACCAAGAGAAGACACGAGGAGACGCATCCTGAGGAACCCACTAAACATCTGGCAGTGACTAAGATTGTATTGGAGAAAGATGGAGCGGATATCTGCCCCTGTTGTGACTGGGAGGAAAACTGCTGGAGTCAGTACAAGCCAGAGGAAAGGCTGAGAAACCCGGCAGGAGACTCCACTGAGAATGTGACTCCCTGTGAGCAAAGCACACAACCCCTGAGAGAACAGGCTGGGATGAGACTCTATTCAGGCAGTGAATGTGCAAGTAAAGTAATAAAAGTTCAGCAGAAGATTAATACAAGAGAGAAATCATTTCCATGTagagaatgtaataaaagcttcatttATCCATCACAACTGAAAATGCACCAGAAGCTCCATGCAGGAGAAAAGCAATTTACAGGTATGGACTATGATACAAGCTTCACTTggaaatcaaaaatgaaaaagcatCAAAGGatgcacacaggagagaaacaatttacatgcactgagtgtgataaatgCTTCATTAGCAAATCAtacttaaaaatacataaaaggatccacacaggagagaaaccatataCATGCACGGAGTGCAGTAAAAGCTTCCGTTCAAAACCTGAGctgaaaatacataaaattatccacacaggagagaaaccatttagatGCGCAGAGTGTGAGAAGCGCTTTATAAGCAAATCATACTTGAAAATGCATGAAAGGatgcacacaggagagaaacctgttacatgtactgagtgtgataaatcCTTCATTAGCAAATCATACTTGAAAAtacatgaaaggatccacacaggagagaaaccatttacttgCAATAACTGTAATAAACACTTTATTTGGAAATCTGAGCTCAAAAGACATGAAATGAGTCATACAGGAATGAAACCATTTTCTTGCACTGAGTGCGATAAAAGCTTCAAGAGTAAATCAGAGCTGAAAAggcatgaaaggatccacacaggagagagaccatttacatgtgctaagtgtgataaaagcttcagttggAAAACGGAACTGAAAAACCATGAAAAGATCCATATAGAAGACAAACCATTTAAATGCAGTGAATGTATTAAAAGTTTCAGTTGGAAATTTAAACTGAAAATTCATaaaagaatccacactggagagaaaccatttacatgcgaTGAGTGTGATACAAGCTTCAGGTGGAAATCAGATCTGAAATCCCATGAAAAGAGGCATAccagagagaaaccatttacatgccaTGAGTGTGAAAAAAGCTTCAGGTATAAATTCAGGCTGAAAAcccatgaaaggatccacacaggagagaaaccatttacttgCAATAAGTGTGCTAAAAGCTTCAGGTGTAAATTGCAACTGAAAAGGCATGAAgggatccacacaggagaaaaaccatttaaatgcagTGACTGTAATAAAAGCTTCAGACTGAAATCAAAACTGAAAAGGCATGAAGGGATTCACATGAGAGAAAACATTTTATATCTAGTGTGA